A genomic region of Pseudomonas frederiksbergensis contains the following coding sequences:
- a CDS encoding response regulator transcription factor, which produces MNKVLIVDDHPVIRLAVRMLMERHGYEVIAETDNGVDALQLAREQMPDIVILDIGIPKLDGLEVIARLTSTTMPLKVLVLTSQAPGHFSMRCMQAGAAGYVCKQQDLTELLSAIKAVLSGYSYFPNQALHSVRSSLGNASEADMVDRLSGREMMVLQQLARGKTNKEIADGMFLSNKTVSTYKTRLLLKLNARSLVDLIELAQRNGLV; this is translated from the coding sequence ATGAATAAAGTGCTGATCGTGGATGATCACCCCGTCATTCGTCTTGCTGTACGTATGCTAATGGAGCGTCATGGCTACGAAGTCATTGCCGAAACGGACAATGGTGTAGATGCCCTGCAACTTGCCCGCGAACAGATGCCGGATATCGTGATACTGGATATTGGTATTCCGAAACTGGATGGCCTGGAAGTTATTGCACGCTTGACCTCGACCACCATGCCTTTGAAAGTGCTGGTCTTGACGTCGCAGGCCCCCGGTCACTTTTCAATGCGTTGCATGCAGGCAGGGGCAGCCGGGTATGTCTGTAAGCAGCAGGACCTCACCGAGCTGCTCAGTGCAATCAAGGCTGTATTGTCCGGGTATAGCTATTTTCCGAATCAAGCCTTGCACTCGGTTCGCTCAAGTTTGGGGAATGCGAGTGAAGCAGACATGGTGGATCGTCTGTCTGGAAGGGAGATGATGGTTTTACAACAGTTGGCCCGAGGCAAGACCAACAAGGAAATTGCCGATGGAATGTTCCTCAGCAATAAAACCGTCAGTACTTACAAAACGCGTCTGCTATTAAAACTCAATGCTCGCTCGCTGGTAGACCTGATCGAGCTTGCGCAGCGTAATGGTCTGGTTTGA
- a CDS encoding PA3496 family putative envelope integrity protein gives MSTGKEQLDTEDDFISVEADDAEPVVEVAKTNLSKRRTIDNLLEERRLQKQIADDYDFDL, from the coding sequence ATGAGCACTGGCAAAGAACAACTGGACACAGAAGACGACTTCATCTCTGTTGAAGCCGATGATGCCGAGCCTGTGGTAGAGGTAGCGAAGACCAACCTGAGCAAACGTCGCACCATCGATAATCTCCTGGAGGAGCGCCGCTTGCAAAAGCAAATAGCCGACGATTACGATTTTGATCTTTAA
- the nth gene encoding endonuclease III, translated as MNAAKRLEIFRRLHEDNPEPKTELAYSSPFELLIAVILSAQSTDVGVNKATAKLFPVANTPAAIYALGVEGLSDYIKTIGLFNSKARNVIETCRMLEEHHGGEVPQTREELEALPGVGRKTANVVLNTAFRQLTMAVDTHIFRVSNRTGLAPGKNVVEVEQKLMKFVPKEFLLDSHHWLILHGRYVCLARKPRCGSCRIEDLCEYKQKTSDD; from the coding sequence ATGAATGCCGCAAAACGCCTGGAAATTTTCCGCCGGCTTCACGAAGACAATCCAGAACCGAAAACCGAACTGGCCTACTCATCGCCCTTCGAATTGCTGATCGCCGTGATCCTTTCCGCGCAATCCACTGACGTGGGCGTCAACAAGGCCACCGCCAAGCTGTTTCCGGTGGCCAATACCCCGGCAGCGATTTATGCGCTGGGTGTAGAAGGATTGTCCGACTACATCAAGACCATCGGCCTGTTCAACAGCAAGGCCAGGAATGTCATCGAAACCTGCCGAATGCTGGAAGAACATCATGGTGGCGAAGTACCGCAAACCCGCGAGGAACTGGAAGCGCTGCCCGGGGTAGGTAGAAAGACCGCAAACGTGGTGCTCAACACGGCTTTTCGTCAGTTGACCATGGCCGTTGACACGCATATTTTCCGTGTCAGCAACCGCACAGGGTTAGCGCCAGGCAAGAATGTCGTCGAGGTGGAACAGAAACTGATGAAGTTTGTACCCAAAGAGTTTTTGCTCGACTCCCATCACTGGCTCATCCTCCACGGGCGCTATGTTTGCCTGGCTCGCAAGCCCCGCTGCGGCAGCTGTCGAATCGAAGACCTGTGCGAATACAAGCAAAAGACCTCTGACGATTGA
- a CDS encoding Rnf-Nqr domain containing protein has translation MNNSSMLQNSLILTPLIGASDSLVKALSLSLLSLLVIGVYGLKMSILRPRLVPSMQLITSIALAATLTSLATLALQAWAFELHQQLGIYAGLIALQCVALEHSGFFTQARMMERVRQSGLFIGLMVALGVLREGIGNGSFASHLSWLTGFADANGQGWLFAADGGIRLTILAPGGFILLGLLIAAKQAWPGASTSH, from the coding sequence ATGAATAACTCCTCGATGCTGCAGAACTCTCTGATACTGACCCCGTTGATCGGCGCCAGCGACTCCTTGGTAAAAGCCTTGAGCCTGTCGCTGCTGTCGCTGCTGGTCATCGGTGTTTACGGCTTGAAGATGAGCATATTGCGGCCGCGGCTCGTCCCGTCCATGCAGTTGATCACCAGTATTGCGCTCGCCGCCACATTGACCAGCCTCGCAACATTGGCATTGCAGGCCTGGGCCTTTGAACTGCATCAGCAGTTGGGAATTTATGCAGGCCTGATTGCTCTGCAATGCGTTGCGCTGGAGCACAGCGGCTTTTTCACCCAGGCAAGAATGATGGAGCGGGTTCGCCAGTCCGGCCTGTTTATTGGGCTAATGGTTGCTCTGGGTGTGTTGCGTGAAGGGATTGGCAATGGGTCATTCGCCAGCCATCTGTCCTGGTTGACCGGGTTTGCCGACGCTAACGGGCAAGGCTGGCTGTTTGCCGCTGACGGCGGCATACGACTGACCATCCTCGCCCCCGGTGGGTTTATCCTGCTGGGACTGCTCATAGCCGCCAAACAAGCCTGGCCTGGTGCCTCAACCTCACATTGA
- a CDS encoding RnfABCDGE type electron transport complex subunit G: MNRNLSVLILVVVAGLGVGATFFLQHASAPHVSAEQRLIESRKLFDMLPAGSYDNQPLDQPLELKDIALSNSTLLGGYLATAGGKPSAVILRSQVTGYENAIELLIVIDINGKLLGVKTLKQSETPGLGGKIADQPNPWLQGFFGKSRNDPGDSGWALKKDQGQFDQLVGATVTSRAVISAIHDALRYFDEHQPQLIGSGQ; the protein is encoded by the coding sequence ATGAACCGCAATCTCAGTGTGCTGATTCTGGTAGTCGTGGCCGGTTTGGGCGTAGGTGCGACATTTTTCCTGCAACACGCCTCTGCGCCACACGTCTCGGCCGAACAGCGCTTGATCGAGAGCCGCAAACTGTTCGACATGCTGCCAGCCGGCAGCTACGACAATCAGCCATTGGACCAGCCACTCGAACTCAAGGATATCGCGCTGAGCAACAGCACATTGCTGGGCGGTTACCTGGCGACAGCTGGGGGAAAACCCAGCGCAGTGATATTACGCAGCCAGGTGACGGGTTACGAAAACGCGATCGAGCTGCTGATCGTGATCGACATCAACGGCAAGCTGCTGGGGGTCAAAACCCTCAAGCAATCGGAAACACCGGGGCTGGGAGGGAAAATCGCCGACCAGCCCAATCCCTGGCTTCAGGGCTTTTTCGGCAAGTCGCGCAACGACCCTGGTGACAGTGGCTGGGCACTGAAAAAAGATCAGGGGCAATTCGACCAGTTGGTCGGCGCAACCGTCACTTCCAGGGCGGTGATCAGCGCGATCCATGATGCGTTACGCTATTTCGACGAACATCAGCCACAACTGATCGGGAGCGGACAATGA
- a CDS encoding RnfABCDGE type electron transport complex subunit D, translating into MSPLEPVDDRLQQAMKRVLLATVPGMLVLFWLFGWGVLINLLLACGSALAVEAVVLRLRKYPLKPSLSDGSALVSATLLALALPPYCPWWLTVNAAAFAMFFGKHLYGGVGKNPFNPAMLGFALVLVCFPRQMTHWPTSPGMNLLTGLQQIFGFNFSGAEQPDAWVTATALDSLRINKSLTMDELFAGSPAFGHFGGKGIEWVNLAFLAGGAFLLQQRVFSWHAPAGMLGSLFVISLLCWNGSGSDSHGSPLFHLLTGASMLGAFFIVTEPVSGAKSPKARLMFGAGVGLLTYLIRTWGGYPDGVAFAVLLMNLCVPALERLAAAQPEPRTP; encoded by the coding sequence ATGTCGCCCCTTGAGCCGGTCGACGATCGCCTGCAACAGGCGATGAAGCGGGTGTTACTGGCCACCGTGCCGGGGATGCTGGTGTTGTTCTGGTTATTTGGTTGGGGGGTTCTGATCAACCTGCTGCTGGCCTGCGGCAGCGCGTTGGCGGTTGAAGCGGTAGTGCTGCGCTTGCGCAAGTACCCGCTCAAGCCATCGTTGAGCGATGGCAGTGCGTTGGTCAGTGCCACCTTGCTGGCACTGGCATTGCCGCCTTACTGCCCGTGGTGGCTGACGGTCAACGCTGCAGCTTTTGCGATGTTTTTCGGCAAGCACCTTTATGGTGGCGTTGGCAAAAACCCGTTCAATCCGGCCATGCTCGGTTTTGCGCTGGTGCTGGTGTGTTTCCCACGACAGATGACCCACTGGCCAACGTCTCCCGGGATGAACCTGCTCACCGGCCTGCAACAGATTTTCGGTTTCAATTTCAGCGGTGCCGAGCAGCCGGACGCCTGGGTGACGGCCACGGCCCTGGACAGTCTGCGAATCAATAAAAGCCTGACCATGGACGAACTCTTCGCCGGCAGCCCGGCGTTTGGCCACTTTGGCGGCAAGGGTATTGAATGGGTGAACCTGGCCTTTCTCGCGGGCGGCGCATTTCTGTTACAGCAGCGGGTGTTCAGCTGGCATGCACCGGCCGGTATGCTCGGTAGTCTGTTCGTCATCAGTCTGCTGTGCTGGAATGGCTCGGGTTCGGACTCCCACGGCTCCCCGCTCTTTCACTTGCTGACGGGCGCGAGCATGCTCGGGGCATTTTTTATCGTGACCGAACCGGTGTCCGGAGCGAAGAGCCCTAAAGCCCGCCTGATGTTCGGCGCGGGCGTCGGCCTGCTGACCTACCTGATACGAACCTGGGGCGGTTATCCCGACGGGGTGGCCTTTGCGGTGCTGCTGATGAATCTCTGCGTACCGGCCCTGGAACGCCTCGCTGCTGCACAACCAGAGCCTCGTACGCCATGA
- the rsxB gene encoding electron transport complex subunit RsxB, translating into MSLIQRIDALLPQTQCGKCGHPGCKPYAEGIASGEAINKCPPGGNETISGLAELLKVPVLELDVSRGSAPAQIAFIREAECIGCTKCIQACPIDAIVGAAKLMHTVIIDECTGCDLCIAPCPVDCIEMHPLPSANVLPVVGGLAFTLEEQQARTAKRNHARQRFEQRNARLRREEEQKHAERLARAQKAAQHSETSNNPLQGAIARVQAQKTAAADAALKKAKIDVAMSRAQLNKSLKAFGHPPTFEQQSQLIILQQQFEAAEQTLAQLESIAPMVPVQPTAPANDAELKRAKIQLAMRRAELKKAQTSEAPTEQLEALSAALAQAEQALHDAEGASEKPAPDLVRVEKRPIDSQLRQLKTEMAYARADVSKLERHLDTPAELLAKARERLSEAERKVNAYVAP; encoded by the coding sequence ATGAGTCTGATTCAACGTATCGACGCCCTTCTGCCGCAGACCCAATGCGGCAAGTGCGGCCACCCCGGATGCAAGCCCTACGCTGAAGGCATTGCCAGCGGCGAGGCGATCAACAAGTGCCCGCCGGGCGGTAACGAGACCATTTCGGGGCTGGCCGAGCTGCTGAAAGTCCCGGTTCTGGAACTCGACGTCAGCCGTGGTTCGGCACCGGCACAAATTGCGTTTATCCGCGAAGCCGAATGCATCGGCTGCACCAAGTGCATTCAGGCCTGCCCGATAGACGCGATTGTCGGCGCGGCAAAACTGATGCACACGGTGATCATCGACGAATGCACCGGCTGTGATCTGTGCATAGCGCCCTGCCCGGTGGACTGCATCGAAATGCATCCATTGCCCTCGGCAAACGTGCTACCGGTAGTCGGTGGTCTGGCCTTCACGCTCGAAGAACAGCAAGCACGCACCGCCAAGCGTAATCACGCCCGACAGCGCTTTGAACAGCGCAATGCGCGTCTGCGTCGTGAGGAAGAGCAAAAACACGCCGAACGACTGGCCCGTGCGCAAAAAGCCGCACAACACAGCGAAACCAGCAATAATCCACTACAGGGGGCTATTGCCCGGGTCCAGGCACAAAAAACCGCTGCCGCCGATGCCGCGCTGAAAAAAGCCAAGATCGATGTGGCGATGAGCCGCGCGCAACTGAACAAATCACTGAAGGCATTCGGGCATCCACCGACCTTCGAACAACAGTCCCAACTGATCATTTTGCAGCAGCAATTCGAAGCCGCCGAGCAGACCCTGGCACAACTCGAAAGCATTGCGCCGATGGTTCCCGTACAACCGACAGCACCCGCCAACGACGCCGAACTCAAACGCGCCAAAATCCAACTGGCAATGCGCCGCGCCGAACTAAAAAAAGCCCAGACCAGCGAAGCCCCCACCGAGCAACTGGAAGCACTCAGCGCAGCCCTGGCTCAAGCGGAACAGGCGCTGCACGATGCCGAAGGCGCCAGCGAAAAACCAGCACCCGATCTGGTACGCGTCGAAAAACGCCCCATCGACTCTCAACTGCGGCAACTGAAAACCGAAATGGCTTATGCCCGCGCCGACGTCAGCAAACTCGAGCGACACCTTGATACGCCCGCGGAACTCTTGGCCAAGGCCCGCGAAAGGCTTAGCGAAGCCGAGCGCAAGGTGAATGCCTATGTCGCCCCTTGA
- a CDS encoding Rnf-Nqr domain containing protein: MTDILLTLISTALINNFILHWPLGVDPLVQSTRTPTIERRQVHALGIATTCLMLLSGLLGYAAYHWLLIPLGLASLHLFVFLPLSVLLITPVLNLLERALPQLPFSGLWPLLLGNAGVLGLSLFGMQGDKGFGDHTALSLGAGLGFWLVLSLFSDLRQRTLNNDVPLPFRGLPIDLISAGLIAVAFLGFSGLIKT, from the coding sequence ATGACCGACATTCTGCTTACGCTCATCAGCACCGCCCTGATCAATAACTTCATATTGCACTGGCCGCTGGGTGTCGATCCGTTGGTACAGTCAACGCGCACGCCTACCATCGAGCGTCGTCAGGTTCATGCCCTGGGCATTGCGACCACCTGCCTGATGCTGCTCAGCGGCCTGCTGGGTTACGCGGCCTATCACTGGCTGCTGATACCGCTGGGTCTGGCGTCCTTGCACCTGTTTGTGTTTTTGCCCTTGAGCGTGCTGCTGATTACACCCGTGCTGAATCTGCTGGAGCGTGCCCTGCCACAGTTACCGTTCAGTGGACTGTGGCCATTGCTGCTGGGCAACGCCGGTGTGCTGGGGCTGAGCCTGTTCGGCATGCAGGGCGACAAAGGTTTTGGCGATCACACAGCGCTGAGTCTCGGCGCCGGGCTGGGTTTCTGGCTGGTGCTGAGTCTGTTCAGCGACCTGCGTCAGCGCACTCTCAATAACGATGTGCCCCTGCCCTTTCGTGGCTTGCCGATCGACCTGATCAGCGCCGGATTGATTGCGGTGGCATTTCTTGGCTTCAGCGGACTGATCAAAACATGA
- the metG gene encoding methionine--tRNA ligase, with product MSEPRKILVTSALPYANGSIHLGHMLEYIQTDMWVRFQKHRGNQCTYVCADDAHGSAIMLRAEKEGITPEQLIANVQAEHSADFAEFLVDFDNFHSTHAEENRELSSQIYLKLRDAGHIATRSITQYFDPEKKMFLADRFIKGTCPKCGTEDQYGDNCEKCGATYAPTDLKDPKSAISGATPVLKDSQHFFFKLPDFQQMLQEWTRSGTLQDAVANKIAEWLDVGLQQWDISRDAPYFGFEIPDEPGKYFYVWLDAPIGYMASFKNLCARRPELDFDAYWAKDSSAELYHFIGKDIVNFHALFWPAMLEGAGYRKPTGINVHGYLTVNGQKMSKSRGTFIKARTYLDHLSPEYLRYYYAAKLGRGVDDLDLNLEDFVQKVNSDLVGKVVNIASRCAGFIHKGNAGVLVAGNAAPELTEAFLAAAPSICDAYEARDFARAMREIMGLADRANAWIADKAPWSLNKQEGKQDEVQAICALGVNLFRQLVIFLKPVLPLLAADAEAFLNVAPLTWNDHATLLSNHQLNEFKPLMTRIDPVKVQAMTDASKEDLAASQTDTGDAVPQGNGELVKDPLSAEIEFDTFAAVDLRVALILKAEAVEGADKLLRLTLDIGDEQRNVFSGIKSAYPDPAKLEGRLTMMIANLKPRKMRFGISEGMVMAAGPGGEEIYLLSPDSGAKPGQRIK from the coding sequence ATGTCCGAGCCACGCAAGATCCTCGTCACCAGCGCCCTGCCCTATGCCAATGGTTCAATCCACCTTGGCCATATGCTTGAGTACATCCAGACCGATATGTGGGTGCGCTTCCAGAAGCATCGCGGCAATCAATGCACTTACGTCTGCGCGGACGACGCCCACGGTTCGGCCATCATGCTGCGCGCAGAAAAAGAAGGCATCACCCCGGAACAACTGATCGCCAATGTCCAGGCTGAACACAGCGCCGACTTTGCCGAGTTCCTGGTGGACTTCGACAATTTCCACTCCACTCACGCCGAAGAAAACCGTGAGCTGTCGAGCCAGATCTACCTGAAGCTGCGTGACGCCGGGCACATTGCCACGCGCTCGATCACCCAGTATTTCGACCCGGAAAAGAAAATGTTCCTGGCCGACCGCTTCATCAAGGGCACCTGCCCGAAGTGCGGCACTGAAGACCAGTACGGCGACAACTGCGAAAAATGCGGTGCCACCTACGCGCCCACCGACCTGAAAGATCCGAAGTCGGCGATCTCTGGCGCCACACCGGTGCTCAAGGATTCCCAGCACTTCTTCTTCAAGCTGCCGGACTTCCAGCAAATGCTGCAGGAATGGACCCGCAGCGGCACCCTGCAGGACGCGGTTGCGAACAAGATCGCCGAATGGCTGGATGTCGGCCTGCAACAGTGGGACATCTCCCGCGATGCGCCGTACTTCGGTTTCGAAATCCCGGACGAGCCAGGCAAGTACTTCTACGTCTGGCTGGACGCGCCGATCGGCTACATGGCGAGCTTCAAGAACCTCTGCGCACGTCGTCCGGAACTGGACTTCGACGCGTACTGGGCCAAGGATTCTAGCGCCGAGCTGTACCACTTCATCGGCAAGGACATCGTCAACTTCCACGCACTGTTCTGGCCGGCAATGCTTGAAGGCGCGGGCTACCGCAAGCCGACCGGCATCAACGTACACGGCTACCTGACCGTCAACGGCCAGAAAATGTCCAAGTCCCGCGGCACCTTTATCAAGGCCCGGACGTACCTGGACCACCTGTCGCCGGAATACCTGCGCTACTACTACGCAGCCAAACTTGGCCGTGGTGTCGACGATCTGGACCTGAACCTCGAAGACTTCGTGCAGAAGGTCAACTCCGACCTGGTCGGCAAAGTCGTCAACATCGCCAGCCGCTGCGCAGGCTTCATCCACAAAGGCAACGCCGGCGTGCTGGTGGCCGGGAATGCCGCGCCAGAACTGACCGAAGCGTTCCTGGCCGCTGCGCCGAGCATCTGCGACGCCTACGAGGCACGCGACTTCGCCCGGGCCATGCGCGAAATCATGGGCCTGGCCGACCGCGCCAACGCCTGGATCGCCGACAAGGCGCCATGGTCGCTGAACAAACAGGAAGGCAAGCAAGACGAAGTCCAGGCGATCTGCGCCCTCGGCGTCAACCTGTTCCGCCAACTGGTGATCTTCCTCAAGCCTGTGCTGCCGTTGCTGGCCGCCGACGCCGAGGCGTTCCTCAACGTCGCACCGTTGACCTGGAACGATCACGCGACCCTGCTCAGCAATCATCAGCTGAACGAGTTCAAACCGTTGATGACCCGCATCGACCCGGTCAAGGTGCAAGCCATGACCGACGCTTCAAAAGAAGACCTGGCCGCCAGCCAGACCGACACCGGCGATGCTGTGCCCCAAGGCAATGGCGAGCTGGTCAAGGATCCGCTCTCGGCCGAGATCGAGTTCGATACCTTTGCTGCCGTCGACCTGCGGGTTGCCCTGATCCTCAAGGCCGAAGCGGTGGAAGGCGCGGACAAGCTACTGCGCCTGACCCTGGACATCGGTGACGAGCAACGCAACGTGTTCTCCGGCATCAAGAGCGCCTATCCGGACCCGGCCAAGCTTGAAGGTCGTCTGACGATGATGATCGCCAACCTCAAGCCACGCAAAATGCGCTTCGGGATCTCCGAAGGCATGGTCATGGCGGCCGGCCCTGGCGGCGAAGAAATCTACCTGTTGAGTCCGGACAGCGGCGCCAAGCCGGGCCAGCGCATCAAGTAA
- the apbC gene encoding iron-sulfur cluster carrier protein ApbC, producing the protein MSAVNRAAVEAVLRQYIDPYLNQDPISAGCLRSIDIQGDRVSVQLELGYAAGLFKSGWAQMLQMAIEGLDGVTSAKVDITTVIAAHKAQAQIPGLANVKNVVAVASGKGGVGKSTTAANLALALAREGAKVGILDADIYGPSQGIMFGIPEGTRPKIKDQKWFVPIESHGVEVMSMAFLTDDNTPMVWRGPMVSGALLQLVTQTAWSDLDYLVIDMPPGTGDIQLTLAQKVPVAGAVIVTTPQDLALLDARKGVEMFRKVNIPVLGVVENMAVHICSNCGHAEHLFGEGGGEKLANQYGVELLASLPLSMLIREQADGGKPTVIAEPESQIAMVYQELARHVGARIVLQEAVTPAMPNITVSDD; encoded by the coding sequence ATGAGCGCCGTCAATCGCGCAGCGGTGGAAGCCGTCCTTCGTCAGTACATCGATCCTTACCTGAACCAGGATCCGATCAGCGCCGGTTGTCTGCGCAGCATCGACATCCAGGGTGACCGCGTCAGCGTTCAGCTGGAACTGGGCTACGCCGCCGGCCTGTTCAAGAGTGGCTGGGCGCAGATGCTGCAAATGGCTATCGAGGGCCTGGATGGCGTGACTTCGGCCAAAGTCGATATCACCACTGTGATTGCCGCGCACAAGGCTCAGGCGCAGATTCCAGGCTTGGCCAACGTCAAGAATGTGGTCGCGGTGGCGTCCGGCAAGGGCGGTGTGGGCAAATCCACCACCGCCGCCAACCTCGCGCTGGCCCTGGCCCGCGAAGGCGCCAAGGTCGGGATCCTGGACGCCGATATCTATGGCCCGAGCCAGGGCATCATGTTTGGCATCCCGGAAGGCACCCGACCAAAGATCAAGGACCAGAAGTGGTTCGTGCCGATTGAGTCTCATGGCGTTGAAGTCATGTCCATGGCGTTTCTGACCGACGACAACACGCCGATGGTCTGGCGTGGCCCGATGGTTTCCGGGGCGTTGCTGCAACTGGTGACGCAGACCGCCTGGAGCGATCTGGATTATCTGGTGATCGATATGCCGCCGGGCACCGGTGACATTCAGTTGACCCTGGCGCAAAAAGTCCCGGTGGCGGGTGCGGTGATCGTCACCACGCCGCAGGATCTGGCGCTGCTGGACGCCCGCAAAGGCGTGGAGATGTTTCGCAAGGTCAACATTCCAGTGCTCGGCGTGGTGGAAAACATGGCCGTGCACATCTGTTCCAACTGCGGTCATGCCGAGCACCTGTTCGGTGAAGGCGGCGGCGAGAAGCTGGCCAACCAATATGGCGTCGAACTGCTGGCATCGCTGCCGCTGTCGATGTTGATCCGCGAGCAGGCTGACGGCGGCAAGCCTACGGTGATCGCAGAACCCGAAAGCCAGATCGCCATGGTCTACCAGGAACTGGCCCGTCACGTCGGTGCGCGGATTGTCTTGCAGGAAGCGGTCACGCCAGCGATGCCGAATATCACCGTCAGCGACGATTGA
- a CDS encoding SDR family oxidoreductase — protein MQLTDKVIIITGGCQGLGRSMAEYFAAKGAKLALVDLNQEKLDQTVAACKAAGVEARAYLCNVANEEQVTHMVAQVAEDFGAIHGLINNAGILRDGLLIKVKDGEMTRMSLAQWQAVIDVNLTGVFLCTREVAAKMVELKNSGAIINISSISRAGNVGQTNYSAAKAGVAAATVTWAKELARYGIRVAGIAPGFIETEMTLGMKPEALEKMTSGIPLKRMGKPEEIAHSAAYIFENDYYTGRILEMDGGLRI, from the coding sequence ATGCAACTCACTGACAAAGTAATCATTATCACCGGCGGTTGCCAGGGTTTAGGCCGTTCGATGGCCGAGTATTTCGCCGCCAAGGGCGCGAAACTGGCGCTGGTCGACCTCAACCAGGAAAAACTCGACCAGACCGTTGCTGCCTGCAAAGCCGCCGGCGTCGAGGCTCGCGCGTACCTGTGCAACGTCGCCAATGAAGAACAGGTGACTCACATGGTCGCCCAGGTTGCCGAAGACTTCGGCGCGATCCATGGCCTGATCAACAACGCCGGGATCCTGCGCGATGGCCTGCTGATCAAGGTCAAGGACGGCGAAATGACCAGGATGAGCCTGGCCCAATGGCAGGCTGTGATCGACGTCAACCTGACCGGCGTGTTCCTGTGCACCCGTGAAGTGGCGGCGAAGATGGTCGAGCTGAAAAACAGCGGCGCGATTATCAACATCTCCTCGATTTCGCGCGCCGGCAACGTCGGCCAGACCAACTACTCCGCCGCCAAGGCCGGTGTTGCTGCGGCCACCGTGACCTGGGCCAAGGAGCTGGCGCGCTACGGCATTCGTGTCGCCGGTATCGCTCCGGGCTTCATCGAAACCGAAATGACCCTGGGCATGAAGCCTGAAGCGCTGGAGAAAATGACGTCCGGGATTCCACTCAAGCGCATGGGCAAGCCGGAAGAAATCGCCCATTCGGCGGCGTATATTTTCGAGAACGACTACTACACCGGCCGGATCCTGGAAATGGATGGCGGTTTGCGGATTTAA
- a CDS encoding HugZ family pyridoxamine 5'-phosphate oxidase, whose translation MSVEAAKHARELLLKEYRGVLSTHSKAMPGFPFGSVVPYCLDEQGRPLILISRIAQHTHNLQKDPKCSLLVGEREAEDVQAVGRLTYLAEAEKIEDQIAIDAAAERYYRYFPDSQNYHKAHDFDFWVLKPVRHRYIGGFGAIHWVDQLILANPFAGKAEASMVEHMNADHAKAIAHYVDLAGLPKTSPAQLVGIDTEGMHLRIGQGLYWLPFPEVCNTPTQVREALVLLAHAEHWPKNAIADA comes from the coding sequence TTGAGCGTTGAAGCTGCCAAGCATGCCCGAGAATTGCTGCTCAAGGAATACCGCGGAGTGCTCTCGACGCACTCCAAGGCGATGCCCGGTTTCCCGTTCGGCTCAGTGGTTCCTTATTGCCTGGACGAGCAGGGCCGGCCGCTGATCCTGATCAGCCGGATCGCCCAGCACACCCATAATCTGCAAAAAGATCCCAAGTGCTCACTGTTGGTGGGCGAGCGCGAGGCTGAAGACGTGCAGGCCGTTGGTCGCCTGACCTACCTGGCCGAAGCGGAAAAAATTGAAGACCAGATCGCCATCGACGCTGCCGCCGAGCGTTACTACCGCTATTTCCCGGACTCGCAGAACTACCACAAGGCGCATGATTTCGACTTCTGGGTACTCAAACCGGTACGGCATCGCTACATCGGCGGTTTCGGTGCGATTCACTGGGTCGACCAGTTGATCCTGGCCAACCCGTTTGCCGGCAAGGCTGAAGCGAGCATGGTCGAGCACATGAACGCCGATCACGCCAAGGCCATCGCCCATTACGTTGACCTTGCCGGCTTGCCGAAAACTTCGCCCGCTCAGTTGGTGGGTATCGACACCGAAGGCATGCACCTGCGCATTGGTCAGGGGCTGTACTGGTTGCCGTTCCCGGAGGTGTGTAATACGCCGACACAAGTGCGCGAAGCCTTGGTTTTACTGGCCCACGCCGAGCATTGGCCGAAAAATGCGATAGCCGACGCTTGA